Below is a genomic region from Rhodospirillum centenum SW.
GTGGCGGGCCGTGGCAGCAGATCGGGCCGGATCAGGTCGCGCTCGGCCGCAGCCAGCACATGCCCCAGCAGCTCGTGATCGGCGGGACCGATGACGCGCTCCAGGATCGCCTCGGAGATGACGGCGCGGGCCTGATCCACCCGGCGCACCATCTTGCGCTGGTCGGGATGCTGCAAGGTCGCGGTCATGGACTCGAAGCCGTCCAGCAGCCGCTCGGCGATGGTGGCGATCTCGCGCGCGGCCACCCCTTCCTTCAGCATCCGCGGCACCGATCCGGACTGGCGCAGCAGGTTCTCCAGGGCGAAGACACCGACCTCCCGTGCCACCGCGTCCTTCTCCTGCTGCGGGGCGTCCAGGCGGGTGTCCGCCAGCACGGTCAGCAGGTCGCCCGGCCGCAGCATGCGGGCGGACAGGGCCAGCAGGAAGGGGGCGACGCTACGGATGTCCTGGGCCGCCAGTTCCTTGATCGTCCGGCGCAGCACCTCGACATGGAACTCGGCCAGGGCCTGGACCGGCCGGTCGGGCAACCGCGCCTTCACCGACTGCAACGGCGCACCGATCCCGGTCACGGCCACGAGAACCGCGACCTGCCGCAGCACGTCGTCGTCGCGGCCGAACAGGCGGATGCGGGTCTTCTGGTTCTGGTGCGCCTCGTCCAGCGCATCGCCCAGCGCCCTGGCACCGTCACGCCAGAGCGCCTCGCCCTCCCGCACCAGGGCCACCGCATCGTGCCCGTCCACCCCGGCAAGGATGACCTCCAGGCGGTCCAGCCGCGCTGCGCCCAGCCGCTCGGCGACGATGCGCCAGCACGGGTCCAGGGTGGCACGGGAGATGCGCGACAGCCGGCGATGGTAGGTGCCGATGTCGTCCAGCAGGTCCTCCACCGGCAGGAAGAACAGGCGCATCGGCAGCAGCCGGCGGGGCGGGCGCAACTCCGTCATGCGGGGCCGGATGACCTGCATGGCGTCGGCGATGTCCGATCGGTGGCGCACCTTCTCGAACAGCTCGACGATCTTCAGGAACTTGGAGTCCGTCAGGGCGGTCGCCGAGGCGGCAAGCTGCCTCCATTCCTGGCTCTGCCCGCTCATGCCAGCTTCGCCTTCACGGTCTCGATGCGCCGGATCGCATCGTAGTCCAGCCCGCCCGTGCGCCAGTCCTGGTTGGCGCGGACCCAGCGCCGCTGTACGCGGCGCAGGTCGTCCATGTCGAAGTTCTCGTTCGCGGCCAGCTCCTGCACCGGGATGATCGGGGCGATGCGGAACAGCTCGCACATGGCCAGCCGCTGCACGTCGTCGGACTGGGCGCGGCTGTCCTCCCAGTGCTGGCAGATGTAGTCCCAGCCGTCCAGCAGCCAGGACAGGCTGGTGACGCCGGAGCGCACCTCGCGCAGTGTCTTCTCCTCGCCGGTCACGACAGGACGCAGCCGGCCCAGCAGGGGATCGACCCGGGCCAGCCGGGCGGCGGCAATCGTCAGGGTCTGGTCGGCGCATTCGGCCATGAAGCGGGCGAGGGACTCGGCCTCCGTCGCCTCCGTCACGGCCCAGGCGGCGACATCGTCGCGGAACCACTCCAGCCGGTGCATGAGCTGGCGCAGGCGGCCGGGCTGCGGCGCCTGGGGCAGGCCCAGCGGCGTCAGCAGGGTGCTCAGCTCCTCCACCCGGCCGTAGAGCGTGTCCGGCACCATGCCGAACCCTTCCGCCACCCGGGTCAGGGCTGCCTTCGCCTTCTGCCGCATGGCCTCGCTGTCCAGGCCTGCGCGCAGAAGGTCGGGAGCCCGGGTCCCGACCAGCTTCAGCAGCTCCAGCACGAAGACATAGTTGGTCAGGACGGTGTAGTCGCGGTCCAGCGCCAGTGCCTGCCTGGCCTGGGCGGCGGCGGCCAGACCGGCGAAGCCGCGCGCCGCCACCTGCAAGGAGCAGAGCCGGATCGTGTCCGGCGCGTTCGCCTTCGTCTCCAGGATCTCCCGGTGCAGGGCGCGGTCGTGCAGCGTGATCCGGATGACCTCCGGCAACGCCTTCCAGCCGAACACATAGGTTCCCTTGCCGCCGGAGAACCCGGGCAGCAGGCATTCCAGCCGCTCCTGCGCATCCATCCGGATGCGGGCCTGCGCCAGAATGGGGGTCGTGAAGGGGACGCAGACGCCCCGTTCGGCGAAGGTGGACGGCCGTCCCTGGATGACGCCGACCTGAGGATTGGAAACTGGCGCCGATGCACTCACGGAACGCTCATGACCTCCGGGTCATCGCTCCGCCGTCCGGCCCCGGGCAGTGCGGATGCGTCCGCCGGACGGTCAGATAGATAAAATTGCAGATAACCATACAGGAGGGGCCCGCTTCTTTGGAAGGGGCGCATTGCTTCGTTTCAAGAAAAACTATCGCCGGGATCGCCGAATATGGCGGCTGATCTGTTAATGGACTGTCAACGGCGATGAATTAATGTGTTAACTGTAAAATATGTCCGGAGGATGCAAATGTTCTGTCTCGCCTGGACTGGCTTTCTATGGGTGATGGTCAGCCCAGGGTTTTTTCAACTTCAAGACCGGCGATGTCATGCATGCGGATCAGACCAAGCACACGCCCGTCTCCATCCACGACCGGCAGAACATAGATCTGCGTCGGCGTCTCCATGATCTCCAGCGCCTCCAGCGCGGTGATCGACGGCCCGCAGGTGCGCGGTGCCGCGCCCATGCAGGCCCGCGTATCCATCTCCAGGAAATTCTTGCCGTGGGCGGACAGGCCGCGGCGCACGTCGCCCTCGGTGACGATGCCGGCCAGACGGCCGTCGGCATCCACCACCAGGGCGGCGCCGTTGGGGTGACGGGTCATGGCCAGCAGCGTCTCGACCACCGACGTCTCCGGCGTGACCAGGGCCACCCCGCCCGGCGCCTTCACCATCAGGTCGGCAACGCGGGAGCCCAGCACCACGCCCAGCGTACCGCCGGGATGGTTGCGGGCGTACTCGTCCACCGTGAAGCCGCGCCGGCGCGCCACGGCGATCACCAGCGCGTCGCCCAGGGCCAGCATGGCCGCCGTGCTGGCGGTCGGCAGCCGTGTCTCCGTCGCCTCGCGCTCGACATGGACGCGCAGGGTCCAGTCGGCGATGCGGGACAGCGCCGACGGCACGCGGGAGACCATGGCGGCGACGCGGGCGCCGCGCTGGATGGCGCAGCGGCCGAGATCGACCAGCTCGCGCGTCTGTCCGCTGTTGGACAGCAGGATCAGCAGATCGTCCGGCCGCAGCCCGCCCAGTTCGCCGTGCAGCGCGTCGGTCGTGCTGTAATACCAGGCGCGTGTGCCGACCGAGGCCAGCTTGCTGGCCAGCAGGCGCGCGATCAGGCCGGATTTCCCGACCCCCGCCACCAGCGTGTTCGTGTCCCGTGTACCGATATGATTGACGACGTTCAGGAAACCGTCGTCCAGGCTCTGCTCCTGGGCCAGCACGGTCTTCGCCTCGATGTGGAGAAGATCGCGGGCGGAGGCGATGATCGGGTCGTAAGCGGACACGGGGGCACAATCCCTCTTGTTAACCGACGCCGGGTTACGCCAGGGTTTACCGCATGTCGCGGACCGGCACAGCCCCCGCCGCGCGCGCCCCAGCTTCCCATCCAGCGAAGGGCCCGCAGACCCGCCGCGGGACAGCCCTGGTCCGCGGCCGCCACCGGTTGACAGAGACGGTCGCGACGCGCCCCCTGCTGCCCGATCCGGCGGCGCAACGGCGCCGGAAACGGCGGTTTTTACGGAGAGCGGAGCGATGGGACGGGGCGACCCGGAACGGTGCCACGGTGGTGCCGGCATGGCCGTGGAGTTTCCCGGCAGGGTGGTGGACGCGGGTCGCATCTGCACGGTCCGCATGGCTGGGAACGGGGACGCCGCCCGGCCATGAGTACCGCGACGACCACAGCCCCCGGCACGGGGAACCAACCCGTCGGCGCCTGGACCCCGCTACGCCGTCCGGTCTTCCGGGCGCTCTGGCTGGCGACGCTCGTCTCCAACGTCGGCACCTGGATGCATGATGTGGGTGCCGCCTGGATGATGGCGACGCTCGCCCCCAGCCCGCTGATGGTGGCGCTGGTGCAGGCGGCGACGACGCTGCCGGTCTTCCTGCTGGCGCTGCCGTCGGGCGTGCTGGCCGACATCTTCGACCGCCGCCGCTTCCTGATCCAGGCCCAGCTCTGGGGAGCCGCCGCGGCCGCGGGGCTGGGGGCGGCGGCGCTGGCCGGGCTGGTGACGCCGCCCGTGCTGCTGCTCTTCACCTTCCTGATCGGCGTCTCGGCCGCCGCGTCCGCCCCGGCCTTCCAGGCCATCGTGCCGGAACTGGTGCCGCGGTCGGAACTGCCGGCAGCGGTGGCGCTGAACAGCCTCTCCATCAATGTCAGCCGTGCCATCGGCCCGGCGGTCGGCGGCTTCATCGTAGCGGCGTCGGGGCCGGTGGCCGTCTTCGTCCTGAACGCCGTCAGCTTCTTCGCCGTCATCGCCGTGCTGCTGACCTGGCGACGCGAGGTCCCCTCCAGCGGGCTGCCGCGGGAACCGTTCTTCGGCGCCATGCGCACGGGCCTGCGCTATGTCCGTTCCGCCCCGGACTTCCGCCGCGTGCTGGTCCGGGCCATGGCCTTCTTCTTCTCCGCCAGCGCCGTCTGGGCCCTGCTGCCGGTGGTGGCGCGGGACCGGCTGGGGCTGGACGCGACGGGCTACGGCTTCCTGCTGGCGGCCCTGGGGGCCGGGGCCGTCGGTGGAGCACTGGTGCTGCCGCGGCTGCGCCGGCGCTTCTCCAACAACCGGCTGTCGGTCGGGGCGACAGTGCTGTTCGCCGCCGTCTCCGTGGCGCTGGCGCTGCTGCGGCAGCCGGCGGCGGCGGGGATCGCCCTGGCACTGGCCGGGGCCGGCTGGATCACGGTGCTGTCCAGCTTCCATGTCGCCGGCCAGACCTCCCTGCCGGGCTGGGTCAAGGCCCGCGGTCTGTCGCTGTTCCTGGTCGTCTTCTTCGGCGCCATGGCGGCGGGCAGCAGCCTCTGGGGTCATGTCGCCGCCAGCCACGGCATCCCTGCGGCTCTGCTGGCCGCGGCCGCCGGTCTGATCCTCGGCCTCGGGGTGGTGCCATGGAATCCCCTGCGCGCCATGGACCAGGGCGATCTGGTACCCTCCGCCCACTGGCAACCCCCGCCCGTCCATGCCGAGCCCGCCCCCGACCGCGGCCCGGCCCTGGTGACGGTGGAATACCGCATCCCGGCCGCCGGCACGGCCGCCTTCCTGGGTCACATGCGGGATCTGGAGGCCAGCCGCCGGCGCGGCGGTGCGGTGGACTGGGCCGTCTATGAGGATGTGGCCCGGCCGGGCCGCTGGCTGGAAACCTTCGTCACCGCGAACTGGCTGGACCATCTGCGCCAGCACGACCGCGTAACGATGGCGGACCGGCGCCTGCAAGAGGCCATCATGGCTCTTTGCGAACCCGGAACGACCCCGCAGGTGGAGCATTTCGTCGGCCCGGCCCGCGGTCGTTCCACGGGCGCAATGACATCCGCTCCGGAATAGGGACGCCGTTCCCGCAGGGCCGGCCCTGCGGCATGGTCTTGCGGGGCACCGCCGTGGCCGGCAGGATGGCGCCATGCAGGATGCCGACCCGGACCCCGCGCCAGATCCCGCGACGGACCCCGCGACGGCGGCGCTGCCGCCCGAGGACATGCCCTGGCCGTTCGATACGGACGGCTTCCGGATCGGCATGGGCCTGCGCCATCTGGACCCGGCAGACTGGATCCGCCTCGACGCGACCTGGCCGGACCTGCTGGCGGAACGGCGGCATCTGCTCCGCGAGCGGGGGGCGGAGGTTCTGCTGGCACCGTCCGGGACGGAGGTCGCGGCGCGGGACCTGCTGCACCGGCTCGCGTCGCATCTGCCGGCCCGTTTTCCGTCCCTCTACGCCCGTGACGGCCGGATGCTGCTGAACCGGCTGACCGGCGAATCCCTGGACGTCTCCGAGGCGCCGCCGCTGGAGACGGCCTGCCTGCTGGTGCCGGAGGACCTGTGCCTGCTGCGGCGGGAGGCCGGGGCATGGCGGCTGGCCGCCGGCATCGTCTGCTTCCCGAACCGTTGGCGGCTGGCGGAAAAGGCGGGGCGCGGCCTGCCCGGCATCCACGAGCCCGTGCCGGGCTATACCGAGCGGCTGGCGATACCGGTGGACCGTTTCTTCGACACGCTGGCGCCGGGGCGCGGCGTCTGGCGGACGAACTGGAGCCTGAACGACGACCCGGCCCTGTTCCAGCCCGGGGAGACGGCCCATCTGCCGGCGGATGCCGGGATCACCGCGGCGACGGCGGGGGACCGTCTGCTGCTGCGGGTGGAGCGGCAGACCCTGCTGGCCCTGCCGGAGAGCGGTGCCGTCGTCTTCGGCATCCGCACCTACCAGCGGCCGCTCTCCCGGCTGTCGCCGGCCCAGGCCCGACAGTTCGCGGCGGTGCTGCGCGACGTGCCGGAGGACAGCGCCCGCTACAAGGGACTGCTGCGGACGCGGGAACCGGCGCTGGCCGTGCTCGACCGACGCGCCGCCGGAGAGGAGATCAGTCCTCCAGCGTCTCGAAGCGGCTGACGTCGTATTCGCGCCAGCGGTCGATGCGCCAGAACACGACCATGATCTTCTTGAGCTGGGTGCGCTGGCCCTTGGTCCCGCCCTCGGAATTCGGGTCGTTGATCAGCTTGAAGCCGTATTCGGGCAGGGGGCTTTTCTTCTCGGCGATCTTGGCCAGCTTGTAGCGGAACTGGCGCAGGTCGGTCTCCGCACCCACGCGCAGCCGCAGCTTCTCCAGATTGATCTTGAAGCCCGGCTGGTTGCCGCAATGGGCGCGCGCCATCTCATAGAGGCGCTTCTCCAGCGGCGGCAGGTCGAAATAGGCCGGATCGTAGGTCAGCATCCGGTTGTCCTTGAGGATGGCGCGGTAGAGCCAGTCGCACAGCTCCACCGTGATCCGCTTCAGGACGCGCTCGCCCTTGGTGTTCTTGCGGTATTCCGCCTTGGCCGACTTCAGCCAGCTGAACCACTCGTCGGTGCCTTCGCCGCCCGTCTCGATGTTGGTCTTGATCTGCGTACCTTGCAGCCGCTCCAACGCCCCGGAGATGCGGTCGTAGGACTTGCCCCCGGCGGACACGCGGCAGACCCGGAAGAAATCGTGCCCGGAGAAGCTGAAGACCTGGCTCACCGGCTCGCCGCGGTTCATCTTGTCGACCATCAGCGAGGCGATGTAGATCAGGAATTCCTTGTCGTAGATGGTGGCGATGCCGGCATCCGTGCCCTTCACCTCGATCGTGACCTTGCCGTCCTGATAGCGGATCGGATCCAGCCGCTTCTCCTTCGTGAGCGCGAAGAAGTTGTAGACCATGATCGAGCGTTCATTCTTGACGCTGCCGATCAGCGGGCTGTCGAGGAGGGAAAGCTGATGCGCCTCTTCGATGGTCTTCATCATGTCACCCATCCAACGACTCTGCGGTTTTCATCAGGGTCGGCACCCAGGGACGACGGTCCGGGGGACGACGGGGCCACCTGCCCCCCGTCACCGAAACAACGAACGGAATGGACGGCAGGCGGATGCTCGGTCCGGGAAATTTGGGTCGAGACGTTCGGGGCTGTCCACAAGCGATTGTGCGAACGTCACCGAAACAACGAAGATTTGGTGGTCAGACCCCTCCGGGACCGCCAGCACCGGGCCGGAATCTCGTTGTTTCAGTGACATGGACACGGGGGAACGGCGACCCGGCTTCGTTGGAACGGTGACAGGGCCGGGAATCCGCGGGGTCGGGGCGTTCGTTGGTTCGGCGACGCGGAATCCGGGATCGTTGGATGGGGCACGCCAGCCCGTTGCTTCGGGCACCCGAACTCGGAGTTACGGACACGCCGGTTCGCTGTTTCAGCGACCCCCGCTCGCGGTTTGGGCGACGCAAATCGCCGTAGGCTCTTGATTCCAGAAACGGATTCCGGCCCGTAACTGGAAAACCCTGTAACTCCCTAACGGAATCTAACAGGCTCAACACGTCGCGCCTCCGCACGCTTGACAGGGTTTCAGCGGTTCCAGACCGGCACGGGACACCGGGGCAGGGATCCCTGCCAGAAGGATGACCGGGAAAGCGCCGGAGGCTCCGGGGTTCAACGACTCGGGCGGAAGTGACTGCGACTCGGGGCAACATGCCTGCCCCGGAGAGGGATGTCACCGAAACCACGAATCCCTATCGGAACGGAAGAGAATGGGGCCGGAGGGAATGTCACTGAAACCTCGAACCGGGCCGGGACAGAAGGGGAGGGGAGAGGTCAAGGGCGGACAAGATGGAACCGCTGTTCACCCAGAGCATCACGCAGGAAGGCGACCGCCGGATCGATGCGATCCAGGGGAATCGGATCATGGCCGGCCAGAAGCATGGGCAGAAGCGCCGGGCGGACGCCGAGAACGTCGACCAGGGCCGGCCCCAGCCCGAGACGGTGGATCTCCGCCATCAGGGGTCCGGAGCTGGAGCCATCGACGAAAACGGCTCCTTCCCGCCGTTGAAGAACCAGGGTAACCACCTCGGGAACCGGATGCCGGTCAGCAACGGCGGGAGCCGGGTGAGGCGGGTGAGTGACCGGCAACCGGGGGGGCAGAACGGGCTGTTGAGCCGGGGTTTCCGCAGCGGCGCTGAAATCCGGAAGATCGGGCGCCCGTTGATGAAGCGCCAGGGAAAGGCTTCTGACCTCGCCCAGAAGCGCATCCAGCGCTGGCCAGTCTGGCTGGGCGCGGGCGGACACCAGATCCTGCTCCATGCGGTCAAGACCGGAGAGCCAGGACTCCAGAACATAACGGGTACCCAACGGCAAGGGCTCATGCTTGCGTTCCAGCAGACGCAGAAGCGGAGCAGCACTTTCGAGATGAAGTCTCGCCAGACGCCGCCGGAGCAGATCAAGCTGTTCGTCGGCATTGCGCCGCTTGCGGGGGTCCAGCCCCTCCGCATGGGTAGCGATGACCGCGATGAAGAACTCAACCTCCTCGAAAAGGGGGCGCA
It encodes:
- a CDS encoding KpsF/GutQ family sugar-phosphate isomerase — its product is MSAYDPIIASARDLLHIEAKTVLAQEQSLDDGFLNVVNHIGTRDTNTLVAGVGKSGLIARLLASKLASVGTRAWYYSTTDALHGELGGLRPDDLLILLSNSGQTRELVDLGRCAIQRGARVAAMVSRVPSALSRIADWTLRVHVEREATETRLPTASTAAMLALGDALVIAVARRRGFTVDEYARNHPGGTLGVVLGSRVADLMVKAPGGVALVTPETSVVETLLAMTRHPNGAALVVDADGRLAGIVTEGDVRRGLSAHGKNFLEMDTRACMGAAPRTCGPSITALEALEIMETPTQIYVLPVVDGDGRVLGLIRMHDIAGLEVEKTLG
- a CDS encoding MFS transporter; the encoded protein is MSTATTTAPGTGNQPVGAWTPLRRPVFRALWLATLVSNVGTWMHDVGAAWMMATLAPSPLMVALVQAATTLPVFLLALPSGVLADIFDRRRFLIQAQLWGAAAAAGLGAAALAGLVTPPVLLLFTFLIGVSAAASAPAFQAIVPELVPRSELPAAVALNSLSINVSRAIGPAVGGFIVAASGPVAVFVLNAVSFFAVIAVLLTWRREVPSSGLPREPFFGAMRTGLRYVRSAPDFRRVLVRAMAFFFSASAVWALLPVVARDRLGLDATGYGFLLAALGAGAVGGALVLPRLRRRFSNNRLSVGATVLFAAVSVALALLRQPAAAGIALALAGAGWITVLSSFHVAGQTSLPGWVKARGLSLFLVVFFGAMAAGSSLWGHVAASHGIPAALLAAAAGLILGLGVVPWNPLRAMDQGDLVPSAHWQPPPVHAEPAPDRGPALVTVEYRIPAAGTAAFLGHMRDLEASRRRGGAVDWAVYEDVARPGRWLETFVTANWLDHLRQHDRVTMADRRLQEAIMALCEPGTTPQVEHFVGPARGRSTGAMTSAPE
- a CDS encoding heme-dependent oxidative N-demethylase family protein, which encodes MQDADPDPAPDPATDPATAALPPEDMPWPFDTDGFRIGMGLRHLDPADWIRLDATWPDLLAERRHLLRERGAEVLLAPSGTEVAARDLLHRLASHLPARFPSLYARDGRMLLNRLTGESLDVSEAPPLETACLLVPEDLCLLRREAGAWRLAAGIVCFPNRWRLAEKAGRGLPGIHEPVPGYTERLAIPVDRFFDTLAPGRGVWRTNWSLNDDPALFQPGETAHLPADAGITAATAGDRLLLRVERQTLLALPESGAVVFGIRTYQRPLSRLSPAQARQFAAVLRDVPEDSARYKGLLRTREPALAVLDRRAAGEEISPPASRSG
- a CDS encoding replication initiator protein A; this encodes MMKTIEEAHQLSLLDSPLIGSVKNERSIMVYNFFALTKEKRLDPIRYQDGKVTIEVKGTDAGIATIYDKEFLIYIASLMVDKMNRGEPVSQVFSFSGHDFFRVCRVSAGGKSYDRISGALERLQGTQIKTNIETGGEGTDEWFSWLKSAKAEYRKNTKGERVLKRITVELCDWLYRAILKDNRMLTYDPAYFDLPPLEKRLYEMARAHCGNQPGFKINLEKLRLRVGAETDLRQFRYKLAKIAEKKSPLPEYGFKLINDPNSEGGTKGQRTQLKKIMVVFWRIDRWREYDVSRFETLED